In Massilia sp. METH4, the genomic window TGCTTGGTACAAGAGAACCCTAGTTGCTCCCCGGCTTTTGAAAAAGGCTGACATGGAAATCCAGCTGCCAATACGTCATGCGTCGGGATTGAATTAACATCAATCTTAGACACATCGCCGAAAGGCTTTAATCCATGATTATAATGGTACAATTCACTTAAATGCGTTTTCCACTCTGAAGCTAAAACACACACTCCTCCAAGCCTGCTTAGGGCGACGTGAAATCCTCCAAGCCCGGCAAATAGATCAATAAATCTAAATTTTCCAAAAGCCTTTTGGTCATTTCCAATTCCACAATATCTCATTATATTGCCTTTTATACTTCACCGAGGAAAATTACTAAACATCTGCTCTCGGCAGGGCACGTACACGCGGAGTAATCCAAGCCAACAAATCGTCACGCAACTCGTTATCTAAATTTTGAAGAGCGCGCCCAGCAGTTGGTATTATCAACCTATAACGATCCATAAACAGGCCATCCACCTTTGTCGCTTTTGCACGGAATTCATCTGCATTCGTGAATGCATAAGGAATTGCGAACGCCTTCAATGGCTGCGAATTAAAGTTCACGATCTTACGCCATACTGTAAAATCGGGTGTATGTCGTTTCTCCTCCCAATTCTTCCCGCTGGCGCACTGCATCATTATCACAGGAAACGACGCATGATTATCACTGAACGAGCAAAACGCCAAGATATCCAGTCCAAGCTCGTTAGCATACTCAGTTACATGTAAGTGAATATCACCGTTCGCTACTTCATTTAAGTCAGAAAGAATACTACCGACGGCTTCCTTTAGTTTCAATGGATTATCAGGCGCCCAACCAACTCTTTTAACAGTCCAGTTCGGAAACGATTTTGACAGCGAAGCAAAAGCCAGTCTTTCGAATAGACTTCCTTGCCCAGTGAAGTCATACCCCAGTGCTCTAGCTGATTGTGGATACAAGTAGCTCAAACAGGATAAGATAAGGCAAAACGCATACGCAGGAAATGTCTCCCAGTCGTTGACTCTCGTTATCCGGTGACCTGTGATTTTGAATTGGAGATCCGCCCCTGGAAATATCAGCCGCTGACGAAGTACAGCCCAGGCTATGTCTACCACTTCCGACGCAAATCCTTGGGATGCGTAGACCTCGTTTTCCACCAAAATATCAATTACATCGCTTTTCGACAACTCATTATCATCGAACAATACGCTAGCTTCTATCCAATCACAAAGTATTCCAATATCAACGTTGTGCTTTGATACAGAATAGGACATCCCTTCTTCAGGCAAACCTAACATTACTCCTCCAGGTCGGCTTTTAACTCCCTTTTAATTTCAGGGAATATGCTGACCAGTTGCAGGACATCTTCTTTCAACCTGCGAACCGCCTTTTGCAAGAGCTTCGAGTTACGATGAAGATGGGCTTCCTGCAATGAAAGTTGAACATTATCATCCGCTTGATTTACATACGCAATGAGATTATCTTCACCCAGCCCGGACTTTCTATAGGCCATCTCGAAGCGAGGATTTTCTGTCCTCTCCAAATATGCAACGGCCTCATCGCTTTCCAATATCTTTCCGAAATCGTCAACGTTTCGGGAATCAGTGAAGAGGGGAGGGTGTTTATTAGTTCCGAAAAGCCACTTCGCAAAATTAGCTAGATTATCAAGGTGTTCATCCGGAACGGGATACTCAGCTTCGCCAGGCTCAGCCATTGCGTTTATGTGCAAATACTTTTTAGCGCCGGAGGTACGCAGAGTTAGATAAAGCACGCTGAATTTTTCCTCCACGAGATTTACGTCTATCTCTTCAGCATTATCCATCTGGAGCAATAGTCTGTATGATATATAATGCTGCCGCACAGTCGGAGCCTTACTGCCGATTTTCTTTCTAACATCCTCATAGGACATCCCGTCCTCGTCGATCAGCTTCGCGATATATTGAGCTTTCTCAGCAGGATTCCATTCTTTAATTCCGGTTACGTGCCGAAATCCCAGATACGCGGCGACGTCCTTACGCGATCCAACCTCGATATATGGAATGTTTTGAAAGAATTCATCTGGAATCTCTTCACCCGATAACGCGCTGCGCACTTTCGAAGGAGCAGATTCACCCTGCAGAACCCTGAGCATAAACTTCACAGCCGCGAGTCGTCGGTTTCCCTCAACTACGACCAAACTTGACTTGCCGTAAAGCTCCTCCTTAACAACAATCACAGCCTCTTGTGGCCAAAAGCCACTCTCAGCAAATGAAGTAACTAACTCCTCAAGTGTCCAATCCTTCATCAGATCCAGTACGACGTCCTGCTTGGTTTTTTCCGATGCTACTCGTCTGCCAAGCCGAGGATTTGTTGGATCAAGCATTAGCTCATCAACATGAGCATACTTAATTTCTGGAGGTTTGAACATTTATCGTCCTATATTGAGCTAGATGGGTAATACTAGTGGCATGTAGACAACCGGGCTTCTTTCATCGCAGGATACCCCGTGCCATGATATCAAATGCCGGCAACCGTTGACGACCAAACGATGCGGTTGATTGCAAAATGCAAAGGCTGAGTAAGCCACTTCTGATGTTACCATTTAGCCACGCATGAGCATGATATTGGTAGGCCTCCCCGGAGTCGAACCGGGCACCAACGGATTATGAGTCCGCTGCTCTAACCAGGCATGAGCTAGAGGCCCTGAGGTAGTACGGTCGCGCTTGCGAATGCGTAGCGCGGAAGTGCCGGAGCCGATGCACCCTGCCCTGGCACGGGTTCGTTGAGCAAACGACTACAAAACGAACTCGGCAGAATAGGGCCTGCACCGGCTCCCGTCAAGACTTTGTTGATGACAAAACAGTCACCGGCAAGCCGCCGGTGACTGGACAGTCGGGGTCAATTCCCCTCGAGGAAGCTCTTCAGCTTGTCCGACCGAGACGGATGCCGCAGCTTGCGCAGCGCCTTCGCTTCGATCTGGCGGATGCGTTCGCGCGTCACGTCGAACTGCTTGCCCACCTCTTCCAGCGTGTGGTCGGTCGACATTTCGATACCGAAGCGCATGCGCAGCACCTTCGCTTCGCGCGGGGTCAGCGAATCGAGCACGTCCTTCACCACGCCGCGCATGGAGGCGTGCAGGGCCGCATCCGATGGCGCGAGGGTGTTGTTGTCCTCGATGAAGTCGCCCAGGTGGGAATCGTCGTCGTCGCCGATCGGCGTCTCCATCGAAATCGGTTCCTTGGCGATCTTCATGATCTTGCGGATCTTATCTTCCGGCATCTCCATCTTGATCGCCAGGGTCGCCGGATCGGGTTCGGCACCTGTTTCCTGCAAGATCTGGCGGCTGATCCGGTTCATCTTGTTGATCGTTTCGATCATGTGCACCGGGATGCGGATCGTGCGCGCCTGGTCGGCGATCGAGCGGGTGATGGCCTGGCGGATCCACCACGTGGCGTACGTGGAGAATTTGTAGCCGCGGCGGTACTCGAACTTGTCCACCGCCTTCATCAGGCCGATATTGCCTTCCTGGATCAGGTCCAGGAATTGCAGGCCGCGGTTCGTGTACTTCTTGGCGATCGAGATCACGAGACGCAGGTTCGCTTCCGTCATCTCGCGCTTGGCCTTGCGCGCCTTCATTTCGCCGGCCGCCATCTGGCGGTTGATGTTGCGCAGGTCCGGCAGCGGCAGCACCACGCGGGCTTGCAGGTCGATCAGCCGTTGCTGCAATTCCTTGATCGTGGGAATGTTACGGCCCAGGATGGCGCTGTACGCGTGGCCGGCGGCCACTTCGCCGTCGACCCATTCCAGGTTCGTCTCATTGCCCGGGAAGACCTTGATGAAGTGGGCGCGCGGCATGCCGCACTTGTTCACCGCCACGTCCAGGATCTGCTTCTCGATGTGGCGCACTTCGTCGACCTGGCCGCGCAGCGTGTCGCACAGCTTTTCGACGACCTTGGCGGTGAAGCGAATGCCCAGCAGTTCGTTCGAGATCGCATCCTGCGCCTTCACGTAGGACTTCGAGTTGTAGCCTTCCTTCTCGAAGGCCTTGCGCATCTTGTCGAACTGGTTGGCGATCTCGTCGAACTTGGCCAGGGCATTGTTCTTCATCGCCTCGAGCTGTTCGGCCGAATAGCCGGCCGCCGCGCCGGACGGGCTTGCTTCTTCCTCTTCTTCCTCTTCCTCTTCCTCTTCTTCCTCCTCGTCCTCGTCGTCCTCGGACGGGGTGACGGGCGGCGGTGCGCTTGCTGCCGTTTCCTCTTCCTCGTCGACGAGGCCGTCGACGATCTCGTCGATCTTGGTCTCGTCGTTGCGGATGCGATCGGCGGTGGCGATGATCTCGGCGATCGTGACCGGGCAGGCGGAGATGGCCTGGATCATGTCCTTCAGGCCGTCTTCGATGCGTTTCGCGATCTCGATTTCACCCTCGCGCGTCAGCAGCTCGACGGAACCCATCTCGCGCATGTACATGCGCACCGGGTCGGTCGTGCGGCCGAAGTCGGAGTCGACGGTGGACAGCGCGGCCTCGGCCGCGGCTTCCGCCTCGTCGTCGCTGGTGACCGTTGCAACGTTATCGGACAGCAGCAGCGTTTCGGCATCGGGCGCGTGCTCGTACACGGCAATGCCCATGTCGTTGAACGTGCCGATGATGCCTTCGATCGCTTCCGGGTCGACGATATTGTCCGGCAGGTGGTCGTTGATCTCGGCATAGGTGAGGAAGCCGCGTTCCTTGCCGAACTTGATCAGCGTTTTCAGCTTCTGGCGGCGGCGCTCCAGCTCTTCCTCGGTCGCTTCCGTATCCGACGAGAACGCGTCTTTCAGCAGCGCCTTTTCCTTGGCCTTGCGGTCCTTGGCTTTCGCCTTGTCCACGGCCTTCAGTTCGGCGCGCTCGACGGCATTCAGCGCGGCGACTTCGTCGTTCTCGGGCTGGAATTCCTTTGGCTTGCGACCGCGGCGGCCCGGTACCTTGACGGACGGGAGCACGTAGCCGGACGTGTCGATGGCGGCAAGGGTTGCCGCATCGGTAGTCTGACTCACCGCCGGCGGCGCCGCGGGCGCGCGCGGATCCGCGCTCGTCTCGGCTTTGTCTGCCGTCTTGGCTGCGCGGGCGGTCACTTTGCTGGGCTTTGCAGCCGCTTTGGTTTCAGGTTTCTTTGCTGGCACAGGCGCTTTCGATGTCACAACGACTAGCTTACGGGTTAGGATGATGCCGTAATCCCCGGAGCCCTTTCAGCAACCAACACTGCGGGACTCCTCCATCCGGCACTGCTACAAAACTTCCTTGCTCATTCCCGGCGACAGTCCTGACGCTGCCGGCGGCCACTCGCGCACGAAAC contains:
- the rpoD gene encoding RNA polymerase sigma factor RpoD, which encodes MPAKKPETKAAAKPSKVTARAAKTADKAETSADPRAPAAPPAVSQTTDAATLAAIDTSGYVLPSVKVPGRRGRKPKEFQPENDEVAALNAVERAELKAVDKAKAKDRKAKEKALLKDAFSSDTEATEEELERRRQKLKTLIKFGKERGFLTYAEINDHLPDNIVDPEAIEGIIGTFNDMGIAVYEHAPDAETLLLSDNVATVTSDDEAEAAAEAALSTVDSDFGRTTDPVRMYMREMGSVELLTREGEIEIAKRIEDGLKDMIQAISACPVTIAEIIATADRIRNDETKIDEIVDGLVDEEEETAASAPPPVTPSEDDEDEEEEEEEEEEEEEEASPSGAAAGYSAEQLEAMKNNALAKFDEIANQFDKMRKAFEKEGYNSKSYVKAQDAISNELLGIRFTAKVVEKLCDTLRGQVDEVRHIEKQILDVAVNKCGMPRAHFIKVFPGNETNLEWVDGEVAAGHAYSAILGRNIPTIKELQQRLIDLQARVVLPLPDLRNINRQMAAGEMKARKAKREMTEANLRLVISIAKKYTNRGLQFLDLIQEGNIGLMKAVDKFEYRRGYKFSTYATWWIRQAITRSIADQARTIRIPVHMIETINKMNRISRQILQETGAEPDPATLAIKMEMPEDKIRKIMKIAKEPISMETPIGDDDDSHLGDFIEDNNTLAPSDAALHASMRGVVKDVLDSLTPREAKVLRMRFGIEMSTDHTLEEVGKQFDVTRERIRQIEAKALRKLRHPSRSDKLKSFLEGN